The proteins below come from a single Candidatus Kirkpatrickella diaphorinae genomic window:
- the rpsU gene encoding 30S ribosomal protein S21, translated as MQVLVRDNNVDQALKALKKKMQREGIFREMKLRRHFEKPSERRAREAAEAVRRARKMERKRLEREGF; from the coding sequence GTGCAGGTTCTGGTCCGTGACAATAATGTCGATCAAGCGCTCAAAGCGCTTAAAAAGAAAATGCAGCGCGAAGGCATTTTTCGTGAAATGAAGCTGCGCCGCCATTTCGAGAAGCCCTCTGAGCGCCGCGCGCGTGAGGCTGCTGAAGCGGTGCGCCGTGCACGTAAAATGGAGCGCAAACGTCTGGAACGTGAAGGCTTCTGA
- a CDS encoding glycosyltransferase family 2 protein: MTARPPVELSIIVPCFNEAGNIQLFYNAICRVLTDMAWEIIFVDDDSPDGTSRIVASIAQQDARVRLVRRVERRGLSSAVIEGVLASTAPLLVVMDGDMQHDESILPQMIAPLRENRQDIMVASRHMEGGDSAGLAHRGRHLLSRTGIKLGQIFLKHPLTDPMSGYFAFRRDCFNQALPKLTGTGFKILLEMMLALPRSVRMGEAPFIFRERHAGESKLGPIVLFQFLGMLVERVIGHIIPMRFFVFAFVGALGILVNLAVSEGARFAGLNFGASQLTGMIAAIITNFFLNNCLTYHDRPLKGWLRLSTGFAVFMVGCSLGAYANIGVAEMIYHADRHWSQASAAGAVIGVVWNYAVASTLVWR; the protein is encoded by the coding sequence ATGACGGCGCGCCCGCCGGTCGAACTTTCCATTATCGTGCCCTGTTTCAATGAGGCGGGGAATATCCAGCTTTTTTACAATGCGATCTGCAGGGTTCTCACCGATATGGCGTGGGAAATTATCTTTGTGGATGATGACTCGCCGGATGGGACGTCCCGGATCGTGGCCTCCATCGCGCAGCAGGATGCGCGTGTCCGGTTGGTGCGCCGCGTTGAACGGCGCGGGCTTTCATCGGCGGTGATAGAAGGTGTGCTGGCCTCCACCGCGCCGCTACTCGTCGTCATGGACGGCGATATGCAGCATGACGAATCCATCCTTCCGCAGATGATCGCACCCCTCCGGGAGAATCGTCAGGATATAATGGTCGCCAGCCGCCATATGGAGGGCGGTGACAGTGCGGGGCTGGCCCATCGGGGGCGGCATCTCCTTTCCCGCACCGGGATCAAACTTGGCCAGATCTTTCTCAAACACCCTTTGACCGACCCGATGAGCGGCTATTTCGCGTTCCGTCGCGACTGTTTCAATCAGGCGCTGCCCAAGCTGACGGGGACGGGGTTCAAAATCCTGCTGGAAATGATGCTCGCCCTGCCGCGCTCTGTGCGCATGGGTGAGGCGCCTTTCATTTTTCGGGAAAGACATGCGGGTGAGAGCAAATTAGGGCCGATTGTCCTGTTTCAGTTTCTCGGCATGTTGGTGGAGCGTGTGATCGGCCATATCATTCCGATGCGCTTCTTCGTTTTCGCTTTTGTCGGGGCGCTTGGCATATTGGTCAATCTGGCCGTGTCAGAAGGGGCGCGTTTTGCCGGGTTAAATTTCGGAGCCAGTCAATTGACCGGCATGATCGCCGCCATCATCACGAATTTTTTCCTGAATAACTGCCTGACATATCATGATCGCCCGCTCAAAGGCTGGTTGCGCCTCTCGACGGGTTTCGCGGTTTTCATGGTTGGATGCAGCCTTGGTGCTTACGCGAATATCGGCGTCGCGGAGATGATCTATCACGCTGATCGGCATTGGAGTCAGGCCAGCGCCGCCGGTGCGGTCATTGGTGTGGTTTGGAATTACGCCGTCGCCTCCACACTTGTCTGGCGATGA
- a CDS encoding ATP-binding protein: MIFRKFGRRIERPLRRFLPRSLFGRSLLIVFVPLFVTQLVAFQLFYGNYLSLVSRRLADSVVAELAMTVRLVARFPDERDWILDQARREQQLVVTYGEMSDAKIQRTRNVLGPMYDDLQDAVRRVFHTSCRIDWHATSDNVRFELPYRGGLLSVEVPRKRLVTGPVWFFLAWAGGSAIILFGIAGLFIRNQVRVIRGISHAAEQFGIGRDDGPIHPRGAREVRKAAVAFNRMQARVNRFVEQRTIVLAGVSHDLRTPLTRLRLSLAMIPNAGVIEAAALRPDIADMVSDIAEMEALVNSYLTFARGEGAEAPVETDLSALLRRIAADTERAGGRITHIDIPEGIFAVVRPDALRRALANIAENARTHGGSMSMTLNRRETEIFICVDDDGDGIPPHLREEVFQLFSRNRATVSGSGLGLTIARDIMRAHGGEITLLDSPQGGLRVLVRLPTPD; encoded by the coding sequence ATGATTTTTCGTAAATTCGGGCGCAGGATTGAACGGCCTTTACGGCGATTTCTGCCACGCTCGCTTTTCGGGCGGTCGCTTCTCATCGTCTTTGTGCCGCTTTTCGTGACGCAGCTTGTCGCATTCCAGCTTTTTTACGGCAATTATCTCAGCCTTGTCTCAAGACGCCTGGCCGACTCCGTTGTCGCGGAGCTGGCCATGACGGTGCGGCTGGTTGCGCGTTTCCCGGATGAGCGTGACTGGATTCTGGACCAGGCGCGTCGGGAGCAGCAACTCGTCGTCACTTATGGTGAAATGTCCGACGCCAAAATCCAGCGCACGCGGAACGTCTTAGGCCCGATGTATGATGACCTGCAGGATGCTGTCAGGCGCGTCTTTCACACATCCTGCCGCATTGATTGGCACGCGACGTCGGATAATGTGCGGTTTGAGTTGCCTTATCGTGGCGGGCTGCTGAGTGTCGAGGTGCCGCGTAAAAGACTGGTGACGGGGCCTGTATGGTTTTTCCTCGCCTGGGCGGGGGGCAGCGCGATCATTCTTTTCGGCATTGCGGGGCTTTTTATCCGCAATCAGGTCCGCGTCATCCGTGGGATTTCCCACGCTGCGGAGCAGTTCGGCATCGGGCGCGATGATGGGCCGATCCATCCGCGCGGCGCGCGGGAAGTGCGCAAGGCGGCGGTGGCTTTCAACCGGATGCAGGCGCGCGTCAACCGGTTTGTTGAGCAACGCACGATCGTCCTTGCCGGTGTCTCGCATGATCTGCGCACGCCGCTGACCCGCCTGCGTCTCTCTCTCGCGATGATCCCGAATGCCGGTGTGATTGAAGCGGCGGCGCTGCGGCCCGACATTGCCGATATGGTGTCCGACATTGCGGAGATGGAGGCGCTGGTGAACAGCTACCTGACCTTCGCACGCGGGGAGGGGGCGGAAGCGCCGGTTGAGACGGATCTCAGCGCCTTGCTTCGTCGGATCGCCGCGGATACGGAACGCGCCGGCGGGCGCATCACCCATATTGATATCCCGGAAGGTATTTTTGCCGTCGTGCGACCGGATGCGCTGCGGCGCGCGCTTGCCAATATCGCGGAAAATGCGCGCACGCACGGGGGCAGCATGTCCATGACCCTCAACCGCCGCGAGACGGAGATCTTCATTTGCGTCGATGATGACGGCGATGGCATTCCCCCGCATTTGCGGGAAGAAGTCTTTCAGCTTTTCTCACGCAATCGCGCGACGGTCAGTGGGAGTGGCCTGGGACTGACGATTGCGCGCGACATCATGCGCGCCCACGGGGGCGAGATCACGCTTCTCGATAGCCCGCAGGGCGGGTTGCGTGTGCTGGTGCGTCTGCCGACGCCCGACTGA
- a CDS encoding ArnT family glycosyltransferase has protein sequence MRQALSDCIAVWSLLIFVTVARLILAAEIGLSPDEAYYWIWSQHLQGGYFDHPPAVAFIIRAGTWIWGDTTFGIRFFGPILGLAGSLLLINAGRDLMGRREDGIKAALLFNATLFLGVGAATMTPDTPLLFFSTLALWALGRLYVTQRPEWWLLIGAAFGLGFDSKYTVVLPALACGLWWLFSPRKPPFRWVAGGALMGCLVISPVLLWNAQHHWASFLKQGGRAQDWAPSRAVQFVGELLGGQIGLATPLIFLLCVGGVIAAIRQARRGDALWLLSAMVVLPGGVFLQHALGGRVQANWPIILYPAAILLATRMRGVTTAACLGYAVTGLIYLQALAHIIPLSPHQDIMARQTGGWRDFAQQLARQSEGQAVIFRDYAQASLVHFYAPELTIYSTDPRWFYLDRSVGREGAALLVEKQESRDAILHGWVAASPNPTSLCRKARGQNIKCYRLTLIKNSGGDSVIIRRVG, from the coding sequence ATGCGCCAGGCCCTTTCTGATTGCATCGCGGTCTGGTCCCTTCTCATTTTCGTCACTGTGGCGCGGCTGATCCTCGCCGCTGAGATCGGCCTGTCGCCCGATGAGGCTTATTACTGGATCTGGTCCCAGCATCTTCAAGGCGGGTATTTTGATCATCCCCCCGCCGTGGCTTTTATCATCCGTGCCGGAACATGGATCTGGGGTGATACGACCTTCGGCATCCGGTTTTTCGGGCCGATCCTGGGGCTGGCCGGTTCACTCCTTCTCATCAATGCGGGCAGAGATTTGATGGGGCGGCGCGAGGACGGCATCAAAGCCGCACTCCTTTTTAATGCGACGCTTTTTCTCGGTGTCGGGGCCGCGACGATGACGCCGGATACACCGCTCCTGTTTTTCAGCACATTGGCCTTGTGGGCGCTGGGGCGTCTCTATGTGACACAGCGCCCTGAATGGTGGCTCCTTATCGGCGCGGCTTTCGGACTGGGTTTTGACAGCAAATACACGGTCGTGCTTCCGGCGCTTGCCTGCGGTTTATGGTGGCTTTTCTCACCTCGAAAACCGCCCTTCAGATGGGTTGCTGGCGGCGCGCTGATGGGATGTCTCGTCATTTCGCCCGTCCTTCTCTGGAATGCGCAGCATCATTGGGCGAGCTTTCTGAAACAGGGCGGCAGAGCGCAGGATTGGGCGCCATCGCGTGCCGTGCAATTTGTTGGAGAATTGCTGGGCGGGCAGATCGGCCTTGCGACGCCGCTTATTTTTCTGCTGTGTGTGGGCGGCGTCATTGCAGCAATACGCCAGGCGCGTCGCGGCGACGCTTTATGGCTGCTCAGCGCCATGGTGGTGCTTCCGGGCGGCGTCTTTCTGCAACATGCGTTGGGGGGGAGGGTCCAGGCAAACTGGCCGATTATTCTTTACCCCGCTGCGATTCTGCTCGCCACCCGGATGCGCGGTGTCACCACGGCCGCCTGCCTTGGTTATGCCGTGACAGGCCTCATTTATCTTCAGGCTTTAGCACATATCATCCCGCTTTCGCCGCATCAGGACATCATGGCGCGCCAGACCGGGGGGTGGCGGGATTTTGCGCAGCAACTCGCGCGGCAGAGTGAGGGGCAGGCCGTCATATTCCGGGATTATGCGCAGGCATCCCTCGTCCATTTTTACGCGCCCGAACTGACGATTTACAGCACGGACCCACGTTGGTTTTACCTCGATCGCTCGGTCGGGCGGGAAGGGGCGGCGCTTCTGGTTGAAAAACAGGAGTCGCGGGACGCTATCTTGCACGGATGGGTTGCGGCATCGCCAAACCCGACATCCCTATGTCGAAAGGCGCGGGGACAGAATATAAAATGTTACCGTCTGACGCTGATCAAAAATTCAGGAGGGGACTCGGTCATCATCAGGCGGGTGGGGTGA
- a CDS encoding outer membrane protein assembly factor BamE, producing MTRVKLVHTTRGPAFSLRYAAASLALSVPLLAGCSVFGPIPQNRGTLVEKADFKLLVPGTSTKDDVRQLIGSPTTTSTFDDNKWIYISLVTHQQPLSYPKIRKQDVTVLAFDHGGVLRNVSQYDSSDRYNVGMAPGATPAPGTKVNVFQQLLGNVGRYNPLGNMNNQFGGSQGPLGGGAIGTGNGGTGNSIP from the coding sequence ATGACACGCGTGAAACTTGTCCACACAACCAGGGGTCCGGCTTTTTCCCTGCGCTATGCCGCCGCCAGTTTGGCGCTGTCCGTACCCTTACTGGCTGGCTGTTCCGTCTTCGGGCCGATTCCGCAAAATCGCGGCACGCTGGTTGAGAAGGCCGATTTCAAACTCCTTGTTCCCGGCACCAGCACGAAAGATGACGTGCGGCAACTCATCGGTTCCCCGACGACGACATCCACTTTCGACGATAATAAGTGGATCTATATCTCGCTCGTCACCCATCAACAGCCGCTGAGCTATCCCAAAATCCGTAAGCAGGATGTCACTGTGCTGGCGTTTGATCATGGCGGCGTCCTGCGTAATGTGTCGCAATATGATTCCAGCGACCGATATAATGTCGGCATGGCACCGGGCGCGACGCCGGCACCCGGGACGAAGGTTAATGTCTTCCAGCAATTGCTGGGCAATGTGGGCCGCTATAACCCGCTTGGAAACATGAATAACCAGTTCGGCGGCAGCCAGGGCCCGCTTGGGGGTGGCGCTATCGGGACCGGTAATGGCGGGACAGGTAACTCCATTCCGTAA
- a CDS encoding MarR family winged helix-turn-helix transcriptional regulator — MRDIQHARRQGLPARNVTSTHLYLREEQVRSAWEATTEAFRQLEKQSDARRMEHGIGKAHQRILILLANRPGLSVGDVQRKLVVSKQSLNRELNLLLQKRYVTCTVDGVDRRVRRLHVTDKGRELADICFEPLRQSLTAAYRQAGAQAVEGFQQVLACLTRDGDDT; from the coding sequence ATGCGTGATATCCAACACGCGCGCCGCCAGGGGCTCCCCGCGCGTAACGTCACCTCGACACATCTTTACCTCAGGGAGGAACAGGTCCGCAGCGCGTGGGAAGCCACGACGGAAGCCTTCCGACAGCTTGAGAAACAGTCAGATGCAAGGCGGATGGAGCACGGTATCGGCAAGGCGCATCAGCGCATTCTGATCCTCCTCGCCAATCGGCCCGGCCTCTCTGTCGGGGATGTGCAGCGTAAACTGGTTGTGTCAAAGCAGAGCCTCAACCGTGAGTTGAATTTGCTGCTCCAAAAACGTTACGTCACCTGCACGGTCGATGGAGTCGATCGACGCGTGCGGCGCCTCCACGTTACGGATAAGGGGCGTGAGCTTGCTGACATCTGCTTTGAGCCGCTGCGACAGTCCCTGACGGCGGCTTACCGTCAGGCCGGGGCGCAGGCTGTGGAAGGATTTCAGCAGGTTCTCGCCTGTCTGACGCGCGACGGAGACGACACTTGA
- a CDS encoding response regulator transcription factor, producing the protein MKSAHILVVDDDPRLLKLIKRFLDENGFRVTTAANAAEARHFLKMVQPDAMIVDVMMPGEDGISLTRALRDEGCAWPIMALTARGEPEERVDGLEAGADDYMAKPFEPRELVLRLQGHLRRATGQVPHCATRLIRIGTLEFDAHRGLLNGGDGTIHLTGRDVALLQLFCSRPGAILSREVIAGALALEDVSERSVDVQVTRLRKRIEPDPREPRHLQTVRGRGYVFRP; encoded by the coding sequence TTGAAATCAGCGCATATTCTCGTCGTCGATGATGACCCCCGTCTTTTGAAGCTGATTAAGCGGTTTCTCGATGAAAATGGCTTTCGGGTGACGACGGCCGCCAACGCGGCGGAAGCGCGTCACTTTCTGAAAATGGTGCAGCCCGATGCGATGATTGTGGATGTGATGATGCCGGGCGAGGATGGCATCTCCCTGACGCGGGCCTTGCGGGATGAGGGGTGCGCATGGCCGATCATGGCGTTGACAGCGCGTGGCGAGCCGGAGGAGCGCGTTGACGGGCTTGAGGCCGGGGCGGATGATTATATGGCCAAACCTTTTGAACCGAGGGAGCTGGTCCTGCGGCTTCAGGGCCATTTGCGGCGCGCGACCGGGCAGGTGCCCCATTGCGCGACGCGTCTAATCCGGATCGGCACGCTTGAATTTGACGCCCATCGAGGGCTGCTGAATGGTGGTGACGGCACCATTCATCTGACGGGCCGAGATGTGGCGCTTCTTCAACTTTTCTGCTCCCGCCCCGGGGCCATTCTGTCGCGAGAGGTCATTGCAGGTGCGCTGGCGCTGGAGGATGTCAGTGAGCGCAGCGTTGATGTGCAGGTGACACGTCTGCGCAAGCGTATTGAGCCGGACCCCAGAGAGCCCCGGCACTTACAGACAGTGCGCGGACGCGGTTACGTCTTCAGACCCTGA